The sequence below is a genomic window from Actinomycetota bacterium.
CATTCAGCTGTTTTTCCCTTCTTCTGACTCTTTCGTCTATATCCGCCGTAAGATATATTTTACAAACCGCATCAGGACATACAACACTTCCGGTATCTCTTCCCTCTATTACGGAAGCCTGTTTTTCTGAAAGATCTCTCTGAAGCGAAACAAGAAATTTTCGTACTCCCGACAGCCTGGAAACAATTGAAACCGCTTCTCCTACCTCCCTGCTGCGGATATCCATTGTAATATCTCTGTCATCCAGATAAATATTTGTATATTTTTCAGGATCAGATGCATTGGAATCAAGTCTTATTGTATAGTCTTTTGCCTTATCCAGTATAGCTTTTTCATCCTCAAGATCAATATTGCCTTCCAGTGCAATCAGGGTAATTG
It includes:
- a CDS encoding (d)CMP kinase, yielding MKDSNSKNIHNIITIDGPASSGKSTIAKKIAKDIGLSYIDTGAMYRAITLIALEGNIDLEDEKAILDKAKDYTIRLDSNASDPEKYTNIYLDDRDITMDIRSREVGEAVSIVSRLSGVRKFLVSLQRDLSEKQASVIEGRDTGSVVCPDAVCKIYLTADIDERVRRREKQLNVNRQGADKNQIKKEIESRDRIDSTRKDSPLVIPDNSRVIDTTGMSIEQVCDEIKNVYYGKIIEKRNKIKNPDCF